In Sphingomonas sp. JUb134, the sequence CCGCTTCCACCACAGGATCGCGCCGGTGATCGACAGCAGCACCACGGCGATGCATCCGAACAGCATCAGCAGCCGGTTCGGCTCGCCATATTCCTCTCCCTTGTGCGTGGCGATGCCCCACTCGACGAGCTTTGCGCCTGCGCCGAAGCCGGGAAAGCGCGCGTCCTGCAGCACGCGGCCGCTGCCTGCGTCCAGATAGAGCGCGCGCCCGTCCTCCGCCCGGCGGATCGTCCGGGAGAAGAGATAGGGCTCACCCGGCGCTGCGGGCAGGCTCAGCACCCACGGCGCCGTCATGCCATGGCGGGCCGCCAGCGCCACCGCCCGGTCGATACCGATGTCGCCGTGGCTGCCATCTGGCATCGGCGCCTCCTGAAGCGACCAGGGCAGGGCCTCGGCCACGTCATGGCCCGCATGGGCGCCGTGGCCCGGCATCACGCTTGCCTGTGGCGGCTCGGGGCGGCCGAGCCCCTGGCTGGCGATCGTGCCGCGCAGCGCATTGCCCCAGGTGCCGGTCCACGGCATGCCGGTGATCGCCAGGAACAGCACCACTGCGCCAGCGACGATGCCGATCGCGGCGTGGAGATCGCGCCAGAACAGGCGTCCTGCCGGTGTCCCGCGCACGCGCAGGGCGGGGCTGCCGCCGCGCGGCCACCACAGGTACACGCCCGTCACCACCAGCAGGATCGCCCAGCCGCCCACCGCTTCGATCAGCGCGTTTCCGATGGGGCCGGTGAGGATCAGGCTGTGGAGATCGCGCACCGTCTGCAACGCGCCGCCCTTGCGCGTCAGCCCCAGCACGGTTCCGCGATAGGGATCCACCCACGCGGTCCGCTGCCTCCCCTCGGGCGTGGTCACCAGCATCCGCCAAGTTTCGGCCGGGCTGGCGGGCCGA encodes:
- a CDS encoding PepSY-associated TM helix domain-containing protein, coding for MATSAAATGGLYRAVWRWHFYAGLLVLPFLSWLAITGALYLYKPELERLIYPDLVTVQPMAAPLPLGTIVERVRRETGGVVAEVDRPASPAETWRMLVTTPEGRQRTAWVDPYRGTVLGLTRKGGALQTVRDLHSLILTGPIGNALIEAVGGWAILLVVTGVYLWWPRGGSPALRVRGTPAGRLFWRDLHAAIGIVAGAVVLFLAITGMPWTGTWGNALRGTIASQGLGRPEPPQASVMPGHGAHAGHDVAEALPWSLQEAPMPDGSHGDIGIDRAVALAARHGMTAPWVLSLPAAPGEPYLFSRTIRRAEDGRALYLDAGSGRVLQDARFPGFGAGAKLVEWGIATHKGEEYGEPNRLLMLFGCIAVVLLSITGAILWWKRRAPGTLAAPPRHPDRRAARALLVMMTVAGILFPLTGLTMLVALGIEGFLRMARTEPLQL